The Natrinema caseinilyticum genomic sequence CCGGAGGTGGCTGTCTCGACCTGTCGAACGATGACGTCCGTCACGTCGATCTGATCGTCGAGGAGGCGGTCGCGTCGGCGCCGCCACTTCGACTGGTCGTCTTCTTCGATAATCGAAATCGACCGCTCGAGCGAGCGGGCATGGCGATCGGTGCCGTTACAGCTGAACACGAGCCCGTACGTCTGGTCGAGTTCGGTCACGTATCCCAGCGAGAGAGAATTTACGTACACGGCCGGCGTGCCGAGGACCGCGGCTTCCGCGGCCATCGTCGCTCCTTCGCCGACGAAACAGTCCGCGTAGGCCAGCAGATCGTGCATTCGGTCCGGTGCCAGCGTGTATCGGTACGACTCGAGTTCGCTCGGAAGTTCGACTTCTGACGTGAGCAGGACGGTCGACCCGGCGTCCTCGAGGCGGTCGACGACGTCGACTGGATCCTCGAATCCGCCCTGTCCGAGGTCGTGCGAGGAGTCCCAGCTGCTCAGACGCATCACGACGATGGTGTCACTCGGCGTCAGCCCGGTATCGTCGAGGACCGAGGGGTCGGGCTCGAATCGGTCGGGATGCAAGTACGCGAGTTCGTGATAGCCTGGGTACGTAACCTGCTTCGAGCCGATGTCGCCTCGGTAGCACTCCGGCGTACAGACGACATCGGCGAACGGATACGCGAGCTTTTTGATGATCGTCGCGTGTTCCGTGTCGTAGAAGACGACGCTCGTTGCGCCGACCACGGACGCGACGTGAGACGCAGCGACACCGCCGATAGCCGTGATTACGTCCGGGTTTATGCGGCGCGCTCGACGGAGGAGTCGGGTCTCGTAGGTCGCTTGCACCGCGGCAAGCGAGAACAGCGAGTTCGATTCGCCGGCCAGCACTTCGTGGTCGATCCCGGCGCGCTCGAGCAGTTCGACCGTCACTTCGTTTTCGCGAGCGAAGACGTAGATGTCGTGGTCCAGCGATTCGAGTTCCCGGATCGCGTGCTTGAAAAAGTGAACGTGACCCGGGTGCTGGATCGTGACGATTACGCGCATCAGCGACGCACCTCCAGCCGTGCGTTGTCCCGTGCGTCGACGTGCATCGCGACCACGAGCAGTCCGACACCGGCGAGAAACGCGAACAGGGCCGCTATCGGCTCGCGGACGGAAGGCTCGCCGCTGACGGCGTTCACGGCGCTGACGGTCGCGATGGCGATCGAACTGAGCAACACTGCGATCCCCGTCGTATAGCAGAGGACGGCGGGATGACGGCGATCGGTGGTGAACTGTGCCCACATCCGACGGAGAAAGCCCCTGAGCAGTGTCACCGAGGTTAGCGGGACGAAGGTGCGATACCGGATGGTGCTCTCCTCGTCGTCGTAGACCGCCGGCATCGACACGTCGGCAGTACGCATTCCGGCGATGTTCAGTCGGACGAGTAGATCGTTCGGGTAGTCGTGATCGTCCGGAAGCGATTCGATGTCGATAGCCGACAGCGCTTTGTGTGAAATCGCGGTGTATCCGTTCTGAGGGTCTTGCAGGCGCCAGTATCCGCTTGCGATCTTCGTAAGTTGGGTCAACAGCCAGTTGCCGAACAGACGGAACGGAGGCATCTCCCGCCGGGAGAGTTGATCGGCGAGTCGGTTTCCCTTCGCGTAGTCGGCGTCGCCCTCCACGATTGGATCCAGCAGCGACGGAAGTTGATCGGGATCCATCTGTCCGTCCGCGTCCATCGTAACCGCGATGTCGACGCCGTCGTCCCGTGCTCGGACGTAACCGGTTCGGAGCGCGCCACCGGCACCCTTGTTCTCGGCGTGACGAATCGGGACGATCTTCGACCCGACGACGGAACCACCGTCGGGAAGCGACGTCCGAAGCCGCTCGTCACCGTCGTCTACCGTTTCGGTTCCGGTGGACTCGTCGTCCGGCTGTCTCGATGCCGCGGCGTACTCCTGGATAACACGCCAGGTATCGTCGGTCGAGCGGTCGTCCACGGCGTAGATTCGATCGACGAAATCGGGCATCGTTGCGAGTACGTCACCGATGTGACCCTCTTCGTTGTACGCCGGGACGATCACGCCGATCGTGTGTCTTCGGTACATTATAAGCTGCGATAGACGAGTTCGGCGTCGGCTGCGTCTTCCGATTCGAACGCTCCGGCGACGTCGATCAAGGCGCCATCGTCGTCGATGGCGGTTGCGATGTCGTCGATTTCGATATCCGAAAATGCCGAGTGCGACGTCGCGAGGAGGATGGCGTCGAACCCGTCGAGCGAAAACGACTCCTGGACGTCGATGTCGAACGATTCTCGAACTGCGTCGGCGTCCGCATGCGGATCGTATCCAGCGACGTCGATGTCGAACTCGCGGAGGTGATCGACGACGTCGGCCACCTTCGAACTGCGAATGTCGCTGACGTTCGATTTGTACGTCAGTCCAAGTACGAGTACGCGGCTCTCTCGCAGCGTCTTGTTACACTGGTTGAGAGCTTTGATCGTCAGCTCGGCCACGTGGTTGGGCATCGACTCGTTTACCTTCCGACTCGTAAGCGTCAACTCCGGTGTCGCCCCTGCTCGTTTCGCTCGATGAGCGAAAAAGTACGGGTCGACCGGAATGCAGTGGCCACCGACGAGGCCCGGTCGGTAGTCGTGAAAGTTCCACTTCGTCCTCGCTGCCTCGAGCACCTCGCGCGTGTCGAGTCCCATCTGTTCGAAAATCTTCGAGAATTCGTTGACGAGCGCGATGTTGACGTCTCGCTGAATGTTCTCGATGACCTTACAGGCCTCCGCGACCTCGATAGAGGGAGCGCGATGAACGCCCGCGTCGACGACCGATTCGTACAACGTCGCGACGTCGTCGAGAACTTTTTCGGACTGCGCACCGACGACCTTGACGACGTCCTGAAGTCCGTGCTCGCCATCCGCGGGGGTGGCGCGCTCCGGCGAGTACCCGACGAAGAAGTCCTCACCGGTGGTTAGATCGGATGCGTCCTCGAGCGCTGGAACGAGAATCTCGCGCGTCGAGCCCGGGTAGACGGTCGATTCGAGGATGACAGTCGTCCCTGGATCCATCTTCGAACCGACGGTCTTCGCCGCGCTTTCGATGTATCCCAGATCCGGCCGGTCGTCTTCGTCGATGGGCGTTGGGACGGTGATAATAACGTAATCGGCCTCGCTTATTTCGGATGCGTCGGTCGTGTACGCGATATCGCCGTCTTGAATCGCTTCGTCGGAGAGGTCACCGGTCGTGTCGGTACCTGCCTGGAGACGCTCTACCGTCGTCTCGTCGATATCGTATCCGATCACGCGATAGTTCGACTGCGCGAATCCGACGGCGAGTGGCAGTCCGACGTAGCCGAGTCCGACGACACAGATTGTCGCTTCGCGCGTCGACTGGTCCGACGGATGCTCGAGGGTCGTTCCGTCGCGACTCGTTTCGAGCGCGTGATGCTCGCTCTCTCGGTCGTCTGCTCGCTTCTCCGTGTCGCTGATTATTGTGGTCATGAGTGATGCGTTGTCGCCTCCCCGTCGTACTCGGTCGTGTGACGGTGACCGCTCGGTATCGTTGCAGCCGTGAATGTGCGGGGACGTTCGGCAGATATCGCCAAGTCGGCGTTGGGGGTTTACTATACCGCGTATAAACAGATGCGACTACCACAACGTGCGAAACCCTCTGTTAATAGGCTGATGCTGGCTGTATCGGGCGGAAGGACGCGCAACGGGCCTGACGCTTAAATCGTTGTTAAGCCTACCTGTACCTGTCTATAATGAAGGTCCCACGAATCTGATTTCCAGTGCGGCCGAAGAGGTCACGATACCTGTGACTCGCTCACGCATCGGCCGTAGCAGAACCGCGAATCATGGTGCCCACTTCCCAGATTGGAGTCGAAGCCGCGCTCGCATCGATTCACAGCACTGTCTCGATCGATACGATTTCGGCTTCGATCCTTTCCCACCACGACGTTCACGTGTTTGCCTCGAGTGCTATCGGTCAGCCGATTGCCGATCGATCCGGCGGGCCATTGTACTTGTTGCAACTCCTTCGTGCGACGTCGTTCTGGGAGATGACCCTTATCGTGGTTTTGTTCCTGTTGATCAGCGGGCTCGTTGGTATTCGAATAGCCGAAACGCTATCGAACCGTGATCTCGAGCTTTCGTCGCTTCCGCTGATCGCAGACTCGACAGATCGCGCAGACGACACGAACCACTCACGCGCAGCAGATCATCGGGCGTACGAATACTATTTGTCGCCCGAAACCCCACCCGAGCTCCTGAGCGACGAGGGAAAGGTGGTCCGACTGCTCGTCGCAAATCACGGCCGTATTCGCCAGCATCGAATCACAGAAGAAACAGGTTGGTCAAAGTCGAAGGTTAGCAGGATCTGCTCGCGAATGCACGCAGACGGCACGATCGAGAAGGCATCGGTTGGTCGAGAGAACGTCATTACCCTGTCCAACCGAACGCCGGACGGACAGGCACAGTCGGATGACGTCGAGAATCCGCTTCCATAAGCACGCACCCAGTTGGTAGCATCCATTCGGAGCCGTTCGGAAGCCGGACGAATTCGGTCGCCACCGGCGACGGTGGCTCCCGGTTCGGTCCACACGTTTTCTCATCGGCGATTCGATCCCGCCGGTGGTCCGATCGTCGTCCAGACTCGCCGTTGGAAATCGTGCTTATGTCACCGATAAACAATTTATCCGGCCAGTTGAACAGACATCCTGTACCGGTTCTCCGCTGTTTCGAACTAAATCGTCCCAGCATACCGAGACAGGGAATCGAACGAATGTCCTGGTACTCGCTTACGAAGGACCGAACGCATTGTAGATTGCAGCCTGTGAAAACGTATTCTGTTTTATACGGTCGATAGCCACCGTTTTATTCGTGGTATAGTAATGGCTGCCGTCAATCGTGGTGTATGTAGGGGCCCGTCCCGTCCAGCGCCGGACGGCGGGTACGGGTAGGAGATACCAATGACACGAAATAGAACTACGCTCCAGGTTGCCGTCCCGAACTGCTTCGATACGACCGACGGATCCGTCGATCGCCCCGTCGCAGTCCTCTCGAATGGTGGGGTATCGGGGCTGATATCCGTCGATCGCCCCGTCGCAGATTTCTCGTATGGTGGAACACCGTGGTCAACGCCAGTCGATCGAACGGAGGTGGTCGGCTAATGTGCGGTATCATCGCGCGAATCGGCCACGGTAACGCAGCGGAAACGCTGCTTTCCGGCCTCGAAAATCTCGAGTACAGGGGCTACGATTCGGCGGGAATCGCCGTTCAGAACGGCTCCGGCGTCAAGGTTCACAAGTGTTCGGGCGAGGTGTCCGACCTCAAATCGACGTTGACCACTCGCCCCCACGGGAATATGGGGATCGGTCACACCCGGTGGAGTACACACGGTCCGCCGACGGACGAGAACGCCCATCCACATACCGATACGGCTGGTGACGTTGCCGTCGTTCACAACGGTGTCATCGACAATTACGACGAACTGCGAGTGGAACTTCAGGCGATGGGTCACGTCTTCGAGAGCGAGACCGACACCGAAGTCATTCCACACCTCATCGACGAGTACCTGAAGTCGACCGGCGATACCGAGCTGGCGGTCCGGCAGGCAGTCGACACCCTCGAGGGGAGCTACGCGATCGCGGCGATCGTCGACGGCGAAGAGGCCGTGTACGCCGCACGGAAGGGGTCGCCGCTCGTCCTCGGTCTCGACGACGAAGAGTGGTACCTCGCCAGCGACGTTCCGGCGTTTCTCGATCACACGGACGAAGTGATCTACCTCGAGGACGGCGACATGGTCGTCCTCGAGCCCGATTCCTATCGTATTACGGATCTTCACGGTGAGCCCCTCGAGCGGCCGATCGACACCGTAGACTGGGATCCGGAGGACGCGGGGAAAGGTGGGTACGATCACTACATGTTAAAGGAAATCGACACGCAGCCGACGTCGCTCTCGAATACGATCGAGGGCCGGATCGACGACGGGACCGTCGATTTCGAGGATCTTCAGGCGGGAACGTTCGAGGACGTCGACACGGTTCAGTTCGTCGCCTGCGGAACCTCGTATCACGCTGCGATGTACGGCGGACAGCTGCTGCGGTCCGCCGGCGTCCGGACGGAAGTTCTTCGCGCGAGCGAGTACGGATCGATGTCCGGCCCGGTCGACGACGCGACCCTCGCCGTCGCGGTCACCCAGAGCGGTGAAACGGCCGATACGCTCGATGCGGTCCGGACTGCGTCAGAACGCGGCGCGCGAACGCTCGCCGTGACGAACGTCGTCGGATCCACCGCCGCACGCGAAGCCGACGACGCGGTCTACATCCGCGCCGGCCCGGAGGTCGGCGTCGCGGCGACGAAAACGTTTTCCTCGCAGGCGGTCACACTCGGACTCCTCACCCAGCACGTCGCCGCCGACATCCCCGACGCGACTCCCCTCGATGATCGGGCGTCGATGCTCGAGTCCCTCGAGGACCTCCCGGCGCACGTCGAGACCGTCCTCGAGACGACGCAGGCGGCGGCCCTCGCCGAGACGTACCGCGACAGCGAGTCGTACTTCTTCATCGGCAGCGGGTTCGGGCACTCGGTGGCCCTCGAGGGCGCGTTGAAGTTCAAGGAGATCACGTACGAACACGCGGAAGGGTTCGCTTCGGGAGAACTCAAACACGGGCCGCTCGCCCTGGTGACCGAGGAGACGCCGGTGTTCGCGGTCTACACCGGCGGCGAAGACGAGAAGACGACGACGAACGCGATCGAGGCACAGTCACGCGGCGCGCCGATCGTCGCCGTCGGTCCGGACGACCACTCCCTCGTGGACATCGCCGACGCGCACCTCTCGGTTCCGGACACACATCCCGTCTGGGCGGGCCTGCTCGCGAACGTGCAGTTGCAACTGCTCTCCTACTACGCCGCCAAGTTGCTCGATCGGCCGATCGACAAGCCGCGCAATCTCGCGAAGAGTGTCACGGTCGAGTGATCGAGTCGGTCCTCGCTGACGTCTCGTCGCTTCGGCCGGGTCGGGCCCCTGGGAGCCCACACCCGCTGATTCGGTCTTCATTTTACACCGCGTATCGACCGGAGGATTTCACGCGGTTGGGTCGGTCGTCGCTCAGACGGAGATCGTTGCGTCGTACGTTACTGACACTCGATCGACGGTGACACGAGAAGGTCAATTTTCGCGCCGGTACACGCCGATCCGTAGTGGGTAGTGTTCTTGCCGAGTACTCCACCCTGAGAGTAGTCGGACCAGCAGCTGCGTACGTCGATTCGATCTTCGGAGTCTGTCCGGAGGCGCTTGATCGATCGTGGCCGGAGATACGCCACGTCCTGAGGTTCCGGCATGTAGATGACGATTCCGGACCAGTCGTGAAACAAGTCCGTTGGAATCGTTCTACCAGTGCCACGTTCGATTGACGAAACGACGATTTCTCCTCGCCTTCCTTCGGTATTCTCTCCGCTTTCCCCTCACAGGTGCAGGCGAACGACGAATCTCGACCGATCGTCACACTCTGTCGTTTTCGGTTCGAACACGGAGGATGAAGGATTCGAGCGGGGAGGGAATTGCTGGCATCTGGAGGCACAGTTCGACGGTTGTCTGGTAGAATTAGACGTGAAATATCCCTCCAGGCACCTGGCTGGAGGGCTGTTAACAGGTTTGGGATAGGCGTGACTCCGCGTACTGAGGAAACCGTTCGAGTCCTCACACTGTCGTTGAGAGGTGCTTGTTATTCCGTACTAAGATGGGTAGATCGACCCTTGAGCCCGGGAAATAGCGCTGCCAACAGATGAGATAGCAGCGAACTACGCTACTATACTCCGGGGGAAATCATGAACGGCCAATCAAAACCGCCGTCGTCTCCGTCATCCTTTTTTTTTAGTTTCATCTTGACATCCTCTTCGTCCGAGTCCTTGATCGTGACTTTCTTTTCCGCCTCTTTGTACCCGTCTGCGGATACGATAACCGTGTAATCGCCGGGCTCGAGATTGGGGATCTCGTATGTGCCGTCATCTCTGACCTCCGTACTCCTGCGGAGGTTTTTGAGGTGAACCGTGGCGCCGTCAATCGGTTCGCCGCTCTCGTTCGTTACGGTTCCCTGAATTGAGTACGTCTCCTGATCTTCTTCGATTGTCAGCGTAACTGGATCGTCTCTCGAGCTATCGAGCTGGATGGTTTTATCGTCGGTTCCGTATCCTTCAGCGGTTGCGGTGAGCGTGTATTCGCCTTCACTGGCCTCTTTGAACAAGATCTCACCGTTATCCCCGACGGTTTCCGTCATGGTCTCCCCGGACGGTAGGTCGATGGTGAGAGTTGCGCCTGAAACCCCGTTGCCGTCCTGATCTTCCACCGCCACTGGCAGTGAATACGTTTCGTCACCGCCACTATCGTCGCCGCCGGAGTCTCCGCCACTGTCATCGCCACCGGAGTCTCCGCCACTGTCATCGCCACCGGAGTCTCCGCCACTGTCATCGCCACCGGAGTCTCCGCTGCTATCATCGCCACCGGAGTCTCCGCCACTGTCATCGCCACCGGAGTCTCCGCTGCTATCATCGCCACCACTGCCGTCACCGGTATCGGCACCGTCGCCGCCCGCCCCACCGCTATCGCCGGCCTGATCGGAGCCGCCCATGACGCCGTCGATCGCGTCGCCGACTGAGACGCCACCGACTGCGAGTGTCACCCCGGCTACCAGGAAGACGACGCCACAGATGACGAGCAAAATCTGGACGCTGCTTTGAATCGATCGGGTCTCCGCACGCTGTTGTTGGGTATTGCTGCGCATAGGTACTAATCCAGTTCGGATAGTCGTTGATTACGCACTCCCCGTCTCGTCCGTCCCCGAGACGATGGGTTCGGATGATACGGTTTCCGATCTGTTCGTGAATGTCGTTCTGTCGCCCCCGAGTACCCCCATGAAACTCGAACCGAGTGGAGGATTTCGGTATGGTAACTTGTGTGTTGCATGCTGCCGGCCACGAAGCCCGCAGGATGCAGTTACAAGTGAGTTCATTTGATCAACGTTTCTTCTGTTGGGGCATCACTATACAGAGGATAAGGACGTTTCAACTATCGCAACTATCGAGTTTGCGCCCGAAACTCGCCTCGCGTCTTCGTGGCCCAGGTGGCCGACGTCGTTCGATCAGCGTCGGATTCGTCAGAGTCGCGTCCGTTTCACCGGCCGATTCGGCCCACTCGTCCGATCCATACTCGATTCGACACCACAGCATCGCTCGAGTACCCACCGCGACTGCTGTGGACGGGAGGTATCGAGTTGCTCCGGAGCGGGAATTCGAGTTCGCGGCCGACGACGGTGAGAGTGCTGGGGCCGATGGACTGTGTACTGGAAACGATGATTCCGTCCGGGACGTTCGAACCCGTCTCGCGCGGACTCGATCGACTTCCAGTACGGAACGCGGTGGTGATGATTTTTCCACCGATTCGCCGCACAGTAAAACCGAATTACCCGACCGAGGGGGAGTGCGCCAGTCGTTCATTAGGAAGTCGTAACAGCAATTTGGACTGCGCTCACCGTTCGTTGACGTACCGCCGAACGAGCGCGTTTTGTACGGATTTTCGGCGCGGAGGTGGAACAGTCGTGCGGCTTTTGAGTGTCCTCAGTGTAGCCGCAAACGAGGGTACCACGAACCATGAGCGAGTCCACCACGAACGAACCGACGGCCGGTGAATCGACCACCCGCAGGCAGGGTGAATCGGACAGTCAGAAGTGGCTGAGTGGTTTGGTCTCCCTGATCGGTCTCTGGATGGCCGTTTCACCGTTCGTCTATCCGGAGGCGACGGCCATGCTGTGGAACAATCTTCTCGTCGGTGGGGCCATCTTCCTCCTTGCGGGCTACAACTACTATCGGATCACTACCGGCCACTCGACCAGTACCGGCGTGATGTCGCTCGTCGCGTTGCTCGCGCTGTGGATGATCGTCTCTCAGTGGGCCATCGGCGGTGAGGTTGCGATGAGCGGCCTCACGGTCGCCGGAACGGGGCTCGTCTGGAGTAACGTCATCTCCGGAATCGTCGCCGCCGTGCTCTCGGCGTACGTCGCGTACGCAGGCGGCCGCGGCGTCCGCACCGGGACGGCCGCCGGAACCCGGTAACCGACCATCCGAGTGTCCGTTTTTCGTCGGTCGTCGAACGGACCAGCGTCTACCGACGGTTAGCTATCACCCGGCGGACCAGCGGAATCGGGTCGGCCCCGCCCGTCGTCGTCCGACCGTCCGCGCTCGTCGTCGAAGGGGCCGCTGTCGCGTTCGGCTGCCTCGTCTTCCCCGTCATCACCTAATGCTTGCTCGATCGTCCGCTCTATGCCGCCGAGTTCCGACTCGGGGTCGGGTCGCTCGGGCGTGTCGTCCGAGGGCGATCCGAGCTCGGCCGCAGGCCCGTCGCCCTCGGACTCGGGAGTCGGAGTAGCGTCGCCGCCACCGGCCGCTGTGTCACCGCTGTCCGTCTCGGCGTCAGTCGATCCGACTCGCTCGCGCTCGGCCGCCGTCTCGTTCGCCTCCCGGTCGGCCGCTGTCTCGTTCGCCTGGTTTACCGACGAGCCGTCGTGCTCCGTCTCGGCTGGCGAGGAATCGTCGGCCGTGAGTTCGGGTGCGAAGACGGAGACGATGGCACCGAACGTGAGCAAGACGGCGGCGATGGTGACGAGCAACGCGACCGCCGATGGAAGATCGTCGCGAAATCTGGACATTCGACACCGTGTCAGGACGCCGTCCACCCGCTTTGTTAATCTCAGCCCATACCCGATCAGGCACGGAGTTCGGTGGCCCTTCGGACCGTCTGTGACTGGTTCCGTGGCTCTCGAATCCCCTCACGCGACCGACGGCGCGGCCCGTTCGCGAAGCCGTCCCGACTCGGGCGGCCGAACAATGATATAGCCGGCGCTCCCAGTGGGACCAACGGATCTCGCCGACAATGACCAGCCATTACGATCACGCCCAGGTACAGGAGTTCTGGCAGTACGTCTGGGAGCGCGACGACGTCTACGCGCTCGACGAGGACGCCGACGATCCGACCTACGTCCTCGGTATGTTTCCCTACACGTCCGGCACGCTCCACATGGGGCACGTCCGAAATTACGCGATCACGGACGCCTACTCGCGGTATCGTCGCATGCAGGGGGACGATGTCCTCCACCCGATGGGATGGGACGCGTTCGGCCTCCCGGCCGAAAACGCGGCAGTCGAACGAAAGACCGACCCGCGGTCCTGGACGCAGGCCTGTATCCGGCGCATGCGAGAGGAACTCGAGACGATGGGCTTTGGCTACGACTGGTCTCGGGAGATCACCACCTGCGAACCGGAGTACTACCGGTGGAACCAGTGGTTGTTCGAGCGCCTCTACGAGGCGGGACTCGTCGAGTACGAGGCGGCGACGGTCAACTGGTGTCCCGACTGCGAAACGGTACTCGCCGACGCACAGGTCGCGGAGAACGACGGCGATCGGGTCTGTTGGCGCTGCGAGACGCCGGTCGGTCGGCGAGAACTCGACCAGTGGTTTTTCACGATCACGGACTACGCCGAGGAACTGGACGACGGACTCGACGACCTTACGGGTTGGCCCGACGGCGTCCGCGAGATACAACGCAACTGGATCGGCAGACAGGAGGGCGCGAGGATCGCATTCGACGTGTCATCCCGCGGGGGCGGAGGCGGGAGCGGGGATGGTGCCGAACCCGTCGAGGTCTTCAGCACGCGCCCGGAGACGATTTACGGCGCGACCTATCTCGCGGTGTCGCCGGGTCACGAACTGGCGCGCGAGTTGGCTGCGACGGACGACGAGGTCGCGGAGTACGTCGATATCGTCCGCGAGCAGGATCCCGACGAGGTCGGGTTCGCCGGCGTCGAAACCGAAGCGACCGCCGTTCATCCACTGACCGGCGCAGAACTTCCCGTATACGTCGCTGGCTACGTCCTCGAGGACGTCGGTACGGGTGCCGTAATGGGCGTCCCCGGCCACAACGAGCGCGACCACTCGTTCGCGATCGAACACGACCTGCTGATCGACCGCGTGATCGTCCCCAGCGACGATCCCGGGGACGAGAACGACGGTCGAAGCGGTGCTCCCGCCGAAACGGCACCGTACACCGGCGAGGGGGTGCTCCAGGGAAGCGGTGAGTACGACGGTCTCGAAAGCGAGGCGGCACGTGGACGACTCGTAGAAGACCACGACGCGCTCGAGGAAGCCGTTACCTACCGCCTTCGCGACTGGCTCATCTCCCGACAGCGGTACTGGGGGACGCCGATTCCGGTGGTCCACTGCGAGGACTGCGGCCACGTCCTCGTCCCGGACGAGGAACTCCCGGTCGAACTTCCCGAGTTCGTCCAGACGACCGGCAACCCCCTGGATGCAGCCGAGGCGTGGACCGAAACGACCTGTCCCGACTGCGCCGGTCCGGCACGTCGAGAGACGGACACGATGGATACGTTCGTCGACTCCTCGTGGTACTTCCTGCGCTTTCTGTCGCCCCATCTCGAGGACGCGCCGTTCGACACCGATCTCGCGAACGAGTGGATGCCGATCGACGTCTACGTCGGGGGCGACGAACACGCCATTCTCCACCTGTTGTATACCCGCTTCTTCACGCGGGCGCTCGCCGATCTCGGTCTCCTCGAGCGCCGAGAGCCGATTCGGGAACTCATGAGTCAGGGGACGGTGCTGTACGACGGTGAAAAGATGTCCAGTTCCAGGGGAAACGTCGTCGCTCCCGACGAGTACGGGGCGGAGACGACTCGGCTGTTCGT encodes the following:
- a CDS encoding nucleotide sugar dehydrogenase — encoded protein: MTTIISDTEKRADDRESEHHALETSRDGTTLEHPSDQSTREATICVVGLGYVGLPLAVGFAQSNYRVIGYDIDETTVERLQAGTDTTGDLSDEAIQDGDIAYTTDASEISEADYVIITVPTPIDEDDRPDLGYIESAAKTVGSKMDPGTTVILESTVYPGSTREILVPALEDASDLTTGEDFFVGYSPERATPADGEHGLQDVVKVVGAQSEKVLDDVATLYESVVDAGVHRAPSIEVAEACKVIENIQRDVNIALVNEFSKIFEQMGLDTREVLEAARTKWNFHDYRPGLVGGHCIPVDPYFFAHRAKRAGATPELTLTSRKVNESMPNHVAELTIKALNQCNKTLRESRVLVLGLTYKSNVSDIRSSKVADVVDHLREFDIDVAGYDPHADADAVRESFDIDVQESFSLDGFDAILLATSHSAFSDIEIDDIATAIDDDGALIDVAGAFESEDAADAELVYRSL
- a CDS encoding glycosyltransferase family 2 protein gives rise to the protein MYRRHTIGVIVPAYNEEGHIGDVLATMPDFVDRIYAVDDRSTDDTWRVIQEYAAASRQPDDESTGTETVDDGDERLRTSLPDGGSVVGSKIVPIRHAENKGAGGALRTGYVRARDDGVDIAVTMDADGQMDPDQLPSLLDPIVEGDADYAKGNRLADQLSRREMPPFRLFGNWLLTQLTKIASGYWRLQDPQNGYTAISHKALSAIDIESLPDDHDYPNDLLVRLNIAGMRTADVSMPAVYDDEESTIRYRTFVPLTSVTLLRGFLRRMWAQFTTDRRHPAVLCYTTGIAVLLSSIAIATVSAVNAVSGEPSVREPIAALFAFLAGVGLLVVAMHVDARDNARLEVRR
- a CDS encoding DUF354 domain-containing protein; translated protein: MRVIVTIQHPGHVHFFKHAIRELESLDHDIYVFARENEVTVELLERAGIDHEVLAGESNSLFSLAAVQATYETRLLRRARRINPDVITAIGGVAASHVASVVGATSVVFYDTEHATIIKKLAYPFADVVCTPECYRGDIGSKQVTYPGYHELAYLHPDRFEPDPSVLDDTGLTPSDTIVVMRLSSWDSSHDLGQGGFEDPVDVVDRLEDAGSTVLLTSEVELPSELESYRYTLAPDRMHDLLAYADCFVGEGATMAAEAAVLGTPAVYVNSLSLGYVTELDQTYGLVFSCNGTDRHARSLERSISIIEEDDQSKWRRRRDRLLDDQIDVTDVIVRQVETATSGANPDHSTIAPNLG
- the glmS gene encoding glutamine--fructose-6-phosphate transaminase (isomerizing) encodes the protein MCGIIARIGHGNAAETLLSGLENLEYRGYDSAGIAVQNGSGVKVHKCSGEVSDLKSTLTTRPHGNMGIGHTRWSTHGPPTDENAHPHTDTAGDVAVVHNGVIDNYDELRVELQAMGHVFESETDTEVIPHLIDEYLKSTGDTELAVRQAVDTLEGSYAIAAIVDGEEAVYAARKGSPLVLGLDDEEWYLASDVPAFLDHTDEVIYLEDGDMVVLEPDSYRITDLHGEPLERPIDTVDWDPEDAGKGGYDHYMLKEIDTQPTSLSNTIEGRIDDGTVDFEDLQAGTFEDVDTVQFVACGTSYHAAMYGGQLLRSAGVRTEVLRASEYGSMSGPVDDATLAVAVTQSGETADTLDAVRTASERGARTLAVTNVVGSTAAREADDAVYIRAGPEVGVAATKTFSSQAVTLGLLTQHVAADIPDATPLDDRASMLESLEDLPAHVETVLETTQAAALAETYRDSESYFFIGSGFGHSVALEGALKFKEITYEHAEGFASGELKHGPLALVTEETPVFAVYTGGEDEKTTTNAIEAQSRGAPIVAVGPDDHSLVDIADAHLSVPDTHPVWAGLLANVQLQLLSYYAAKLLDRPIDKPRNLAKSVTVE
- a CDS encoding carboxypeptidase-like regulatory domain-containing protein, translated to MGGSDQAGDSGGAGGDGADTGDGSGGDDSSGDSGGDDSGGDSGGDDSSGDSGGDDSGGDSGGDDSGGDSGGDDSGGDSGGDDSGGDETYSLPVAVEDQDGNGVSGATLTIDLPSGETMTETVGDNGEILFKEASEGEYTLTATAEGYGTDDKTIQLDSSRDDPVTLTIEEDQETYSIQGTVTNESGEPIDGATVHLKNLRRSTEVRDDGTYEIPNLEPGDYTVIVSADGYKEAEKKVTIKDSDEEDVKMKLKKKDDGDDGGFDWPFMISPGV
- a CDS encoding SPW repeat protein — its product is MSESTTNEPTAGESTTRRQGESDSQKWLSGLVSLIGLWMAVSPFVYPEATAMLWNNLLVGGAIFLLAGYNYYRITTGHSTSTGVMSLVALLALWMIVSQWAIGGEVAMSGLTVAGTGLVWSNVISGIVAAVLSAYVAYAGGRGVRTGTAAGTR
- a CDS encoding helix-turn-helix transcriptional regulator, whose product is MVPTSQIGVEAALASIHSTVSIDTISASILSHHDVHVFASSAIGQPIADRSGGPLYLLQLLRATSFWEMTLIVVLFLLISGLVGIRIAETLSNRDLELSSLPLIADSTDRADDTNHSRAADHRAYEYYLSPETPPELLSDEGKVVRLLVANHGRIRQHRITEETGWSKSKVSRICSRMHADGTIEKASVGRENVITLSNRTPDGQAQSDDVENPLP